One region of Osmia lignaria lignaria isolate PbOS001 chromosome 7, iyOsmLign1, whole genome shotgun sequence genomic DNA includes:
- the ILP-2 gene encoding insulin-like peptide 2 isoform X2, with protein sequence MFAYRLHALMCLTIVITILMPETEHARSDVFQERQKRQTATEPRQYCGQSLPDNLHMICHGNYNSRFKKSNQEMETDDYAFNYDVHPYKSIKNARKMLRFRRYTKGIHEECCVKSCSTEELRTYCGTFN encoded by the exons ATGTTTGCTTACCGGCTACACGCATTAATGTGTTTAACGATCGTGATAACGATCTTAATGCCGGAAACGGAACATGCACGATCAGACGTGTTTCAGGAAAGGCAAAAACGACAAACCGCAACCGAACCACGTCAATATTGCGGCCAAAGTTTGCCGGACAATTTACATATGATCTGTCATGGTAATTACAATTCACGGTTTAAGAAAAGCAACCAAG AAATGGAGACGGACGACTACGCATTTAATTACGATGTGCATCCTTATAAGTCTATCAAGAATgcaagaaaaatgttaagattCCGAAGATATACAAAGGGAATTCATGAGGAATGTTGTGTAAAGTCTTGCTCAACAGAGGAGCTGCGCACCTATTGCGGCACTTTTAATTAA
- the LOC117609457 gene encoding uncharacterized protein LOC117609457 — MEIEEIYNLSISPPILSRFAVQWSQDNHISIVTEKGVHIFEIIPSPMSPYSSIKFSRSFIYPPPIFPTQVITNRMETKIWNMQHEQLYSFMMEESLTPKISNVKEMAPKIVDLAWSPQNLIHPSKCLLAILTSAGAAIVIYKVSSEWYSAYDLPSIRYDAIEKEIDIGLINNSHSLITLKNNMKALQASCFAWSELFINFAYLAVAYHNGDIIIYKLPRILNYNEISDPQIVGTIKLKEYVKINALHWITTNAEEHVIIIAYSDGRIYGLTVENHNDNLEMKSIDKYYDYKDRIPPSAIEIFPQNGPNIKVLISKGTFLLLLSLSVGGKFKYLKHLQLKGFMISGVTCISSDFALVTTENGSMFAIDTQENNLLRIQVNNKLPQARVRYLGLSHSLNSVIFVNLTTPNTIYDHLVIREPSKMYMFELKGEQWDPLLVLKSQKCERFERLWDCLELIRMKAAKASEPATVFPKIPSDLKSLSLKELQMSMWISIMMEICEKKKVIQGIGSIAGEISEAQPLTVVCTACNYLVHLAKKSTLSQEQQSSINLLRKYLEVYLAKEENEEASILSKRVRDVLMKTSQLKSNSTESCNLCGETINDLSWKVSKCPQGHMLPRCAITLLQITTAQYSVCPICRLIFHSSLDQEFKETRCLFCDVPALQENRILDSKYHVPGKKSLSKQNNRVEVSEDQEMERVVEEI, encoded by the exons ATGGAGATAGAAGAAATTTATAATCTTTCAATCTCTCCACCAATTTTATCAAGGTTTGCAGTTCAGTGGTCCCAAGATAATCATATATCAATTGTTACTGAAAAAGGAGTTCATATATTT GAAATAATACCTTCTCCGATGTCTCCTTATTCAAGCATCAAATTTTCTAGATCTTTCATTTATCCACCTCCTATTTTTCCAACACAAGTTATAACCAATAGAATGGAGACAAAAATTTGGAACATGCAACACGAACAGCTTTATTCATTTATGATGGAAGAAAGTTTAACTCCAAAAATATCTAATGTTAAAGAAATGGCTCCAAAAATAGTTGATTTAGCCTGGTCACCACAGAATTTAATACATCCAAGCAAGTGCCTTCTTGCAATTTTAACTTCAGCAGGGGCTGCTATAGTAATCTACAAAGTTTCTTCAGAGTGGTATTCTGCGTATGATTTACCTTCCATACGCTATGATgctatagaaaaagaaattgatataGGATTAATAAATAACTCACATTCATTGataacattgaaaaataatatgaaagcaCTACAAGCTTCTTGTTTTGCTTGGAGTGagctttttataaattttgcataCCTTGCTGTTGCTTATCATAATGGagatataattatttacaaacttCCAaggatattaaattataatgaaatatcaGATCCCCAAATTGTAGGAACAATAAAGTTAAAAGAATATGTTAAAATAAATGCTTTGCATTGGATTACTACTAATGCAGAGGAACATGTGATTATTATTGCTTATTCTGATGGACGTATTTATGGTCTGACAGTTGAAAATCATAATGATAATCTTGAAATGAAATCCATTGATAAGTATTATGATTATAAGGATCGCATTCCTCCTAGCGCTATAGAAATATTTCCTCAAAATGGTCCAAACATAAAAGTTCTTATCTCAAAAGGTACTTTTCTACTATTATTGTCTTTATCAGTAGGGGGTAAATTCAAATACTTAAAACATTTACAGTTAAAAGGATTTATGATCTCAG gaGTAACCTGTATCAGTTCAGATTTTGCATTGGTTACAACAGAAAATGGCTCTATGTTCGCAATTGATACACAGGAGAATAATTTGTTAAGAATACAAGTAAACAACAAATTACCACAAGCTCGTGTACGGTATTTAGGTCTTAGTCATTCtttaaattctgtaatatttGTGAACTTAACTACACCGAATACTATATACGATCATTTAGTAATCAGGGAACCAAGTAAAATGTACATGTTTGAATTAAAAGGTGAACAGTGGGATCCATTATTAGTTTTAAAGTCACAGAAATGTGAGAGATTTGAACGATTATGGGATTGTTTAGAACTGATTAGAATGAAAGCAGCGAAAGCATCAGAACCTGCAACTGTATTTCCAAAAATTCCATCTGATTTGAAATCTTTATCTTTGAAAGAGCTACAAATGTCAATGTGGATATCAATAATGATGGAAATTtgtgaaaagaagaaagtgatTCAAGGAATAGGTAGTATTGCTGGAGAAATATCAGAAGCACAACCTTTAACTGTTGTTTGCACTGCCTGTAATTATCTCGTGCATTTGGCTAAGAAATCCACTTTATCTCAAGAACAACAAAGTTCTATAAACTTATTAAGAAAGTATTTAGAAGTGTATCTCgcaaaagaagaaaacgaagaagcATCTATACTTTCTAAACGTGTCAGAGATGTTTTAATGAAAACATCACAACTCAAATCAAATAGCACTGAATCCTGCAATTTGTGCGGTGAAACGATAAATGATTTATCATGGAAAGTCAGTAAATGTCCTCAGGGTCATATGTTACCTAGATGTGCTATTACTCTTTTGCAAATAACTACTGCCCAGTATAGTGTATGTCCCATATGTAGATTAATCTTTCATTCATCTCTGGATCAAGAATTTAAAGAAACAAGATGTCTTTTTTGTGATGTACCTGCGCTTCAGGAAAATCGAATACTAGATTCAAAATATCATGTTCCAGGGAAGAAAAGCTTATCTAAACAAAATAATCGTGTGGAAGTATCAGAGGATCAAGAAATGGAAAGAGTAGTGGAAGAAATCTGA
- the ILP-2 gene encoding insulin-like peptide 2 isoform X1 encodes MMFAYRLHALMCLTIVITILMPETEHARSDVFQERQKRQTATEPRQYCGQSLPDNLHMICHGNYNSRFKKSNQEMETDDYAFNYDVHPYKSIKNARKMLRFRRYTKGIHEECCVKSCSTEELRTYCGTFN; translated from the exons atg ATGTTTGCTTACCGGCTACACGCATTAATGTGTTTAACGATCGTGATAACGATCTTAATGCCGGAAACGGAACATGCACGATCAGACGTGTTTCAGGAAAGGCAAAAACGACAAACCGCAACCGAACCACGTCAATATTGCGGCCAAAGTTTGCCGGACAATTTACATATGATCTGTCATGGTAATTACAATTCACGGTTTAAGAAAAGCAACCAAG AAATGGAGACGGACGACTACGCATTTAATTACGATGTGCATCCTTATAAGTCTATCAAGAATgcaagaaaaatgttaagattCCGAAGATATACAAAGGGAATTCATGAGGAATGTTGTGTAAAGTCTTGCTCAACAGAGGAGCTGCGCACCTATTGCGGCACTTTTAATTAA